GGTGCTGACAGTTGACGAGAAACAAGCGTCAGAGGCTGCAGGTGTGGAATATGTTGGAACTACGGAAAAAGATCTTGGTAACAAGCTCTACTATGAAAATGAAGAGAGGGGAATAAGAAGTTACTCCGTCACTAAGGGACAAATAGATTACATAGATGATAAGGATGGTAATTATAGTATAAAACCTACCGAAGGAAATAAGACTGTCAATGTGATGGTTCCGATGTACACCCGGGCGAAACAGATGATTGCCACTACCGCTTATACTGGTAATAATCCTTATGTTGCTTACCAACGTCGGGCAGAAGTGGAATTTACTGCAGAAATTAAATTTGATGATGAGAGGGGAGTGCAAACATTGAGAGATACGGCAAAAATCTTTCAGGTGCGACGTGTCGTTAATCCCAAGGGAATTTATCGGAGTGCGGATAATAGCGAATCTTTTCATGTCAAACTAATGAGATTGCCGAAGGAGGAGGCTGAGGAGTTTGAAGTTTTCCCATCTGAAGGTCCTTGGCGGGCGTATATTCCCCAAGAGGTGGATGGACTCCCTTTTAAAGGCGATGATTTTATTACATTCAATGGCGGTCAGAAGGAGGTAACTGGGAAGACAGGAAGTCCTATTGAATTTAAGGTGAATTTTCCAAAGAGACCCAATGAGGGGGAGGGTTATCACACGGTGATACGTGTGGACTATCATAATTACACTTGCCAACACCTGATTTTTGTTACACGGGGAGATGCTCCGGTGCAACTTGTGGATAATGGAGCAAAATGGCATATCAGTAATTTAGTTAGCGAGACGCAAGAGGCTGCGAATCCTCTTGACGAAGGTTCCTTGTTTCGCTTCAATAACTTAGAGCAACCCATTGCGTCATCCAATCAGGAAAATTCCCGAAGCCCATGGACTAATGTTAAAAAAGAAGATTTTAAAAATGCTAAAGATAAGCTTTTTACAATAGTTGGAAGTGAAAAAACTTTGCGATGGGAAGAAATAAACGCTGGCACTTCCAACACATCTCCCACGTGGAAGGTGAAATTAGGAGATGGAGTAAGAATTGCAAAGTACGAGGATTATAAAGCACTTTTTGATGATAAAAATATCCAACAGGGGTATGGGGTACTTTATGGCGATGAGGCTAATGCAACTTGTACAAAGATTCAAGACGTTTATGAATATCGTGTGGGAGCGGATGGAAAACGTGTTAGTGGTTATGGCATGAGAGGATGTTTCGTGTATAACAAGAGTAATGGTAAGCATGTGTTTTTCCCTGTAGGAGCATCGGGATATGGACACCGAAGAAACTATGATTATGAGCCGTGGGGGGGAACTCCCTTTAATGCGAATACTAATGCAAGGGGAGTACTTAGATATGCTTCCGGGAGAATAGATTATTATCCCAGTCCTAAAAGTAATCCTTTATTCTATGATCTATTCCGGCGACCAGGTGCGATTTATTGGTTGAATAATAAAGTAAACCCAGGTTCTATAATTGCTTGGGATATAAATTATTTTACTTTTGATTTTAACTCGTTAGATCATGCTAATGTTTTTCCGAAAAACGGTGGTGGAGATGGCAAAAGTGATGCTTGTTTTATCCGTTGCGTGGAAGATTAATTTTTTTGCAACCATATATCATGACCGTGACTTGTTGGGATACTAGTTGCGGTCGTTTTTATTTGATGAGAGTGTGCTACATTTCTTACGATTATGGCTGTAATAACTAGGGAAGAATGTGCCGTTGTTTGGGGTATAACGAGGAAACAGAGGAAAAAATAGTATTTCTTGTTGAAAAATAGTAATCATGCCATCTCTTTAGATTTAGCAATATAGTCTGTTTTTGGTTAATTCTAAAAATAGAAAAAGTATTGAAAAATGAAAAAGTATTTATATATTTGCAGGTATGATACGAATAGGTGGGAGAGCCTGCCTTTTAAAATATTGTGAGTTTGTGCTAATCTTTATCTGAAAATCGCCAATTTGAAGTAGTAAGATTAGACGGTGAGTTCACGCTGGTTAGGCGTGGATCGTTGTCTATTTACTACAAGGCGTTTGGCGATGCCTCAGATAAGATAGAACTGTTGACGGTCCTCGCTTTTTTTATTGTATCATTTTTTGCCGGTGGGGATCGGCACTATAAAAGAAATTTTCGATTGATAAAGGATATTAAGGTTGCAACTTGATTAAAATAAACGGAATGAATAAATACCCAAAATTTATAAGGCATGAAAAATTAGAGAGATTTTTCTTATTAGAAGGATGAAAAAAAGAGGGTGAATCCTAAACTTTGCACGTTGAATATCACCCCCTTGCATCATTAGTTTTATAAACCAATTAATTATCAAAGTTATGAAAAAAACTTATGACAGGAAATTTTTTCGGCAAAAATTGCTATCGGAAAAAAAGACCGTCACCGCGATTTCCCGCTTGCTTATCATCTTATTGCTGGGCTTTCCCTTGTTGACAAGAGCCGGGACGAGTGGTTCAAGCCGGGGAGAGATCGATCCTTTATCGGGAACTTCCACACGGCAAGATTCGGTTGTAGCGGCAGGGAAACCGGGAAATCAGAAACTAGGATTTTACGAGGGAGAAGTCATGGACACGGAGGGCAATCCGTTACCCGGAGTGACCGTTTTGTTGAAAGGGACCCAAACGGGTACTTCTACGGACACGCACGGTGCATTCCGTTTCCCGGCAACAAAGGCGGGGAAAACTATGCTGGTCTTCTCGTTTATCGGGATGAAACCGGTGGAAAAGGACGTGACTCCGGGAAAGAAAGTGATCGTCACGATGGAAGAGGAAGTAGAAGGTCTTGAGGAAGTGATCATCACGGGTATCTACTCCCGGGATAAGAATAGTTACACGGGGTCGGCATCCACCTATTCCGCCAAGGAGTTGAAAATGGTTGGTGCTCAGAATATCATCCAGAGTTTGAAAACGCTGGACCCGGCCATGATGGTCTTGGAGAACAAACAATGGGGATCAGACCCGAATCGTATGCCCAAAATTGAAATCCGGGGAAAGACGAGCGTGGTCGGATTGCAGACAGAGTTTGAGAACGACCCCAATCAGCCCTTGTTCATCTTGGATGGTGTGGAGACCACGCTGGAAACCATCATTAACCTAAATATGGATCGGGTGGCAAGCGTGACGATCTTGAAAGATGCAGCGTCCACGGCTATCTACGGGTCGAAGGCGGCTAACGGGGTGATTGTCGTGGAAACGAAATCACCGGAGTCAGGCCAGTTACGGCTGTCATACAGTGGGAATTACGGGATCTCGTTTGCCGATTTGTCGGATTACAATTTAATGAACGCTTCCGAAAAACTGGAATACGAGTTATTAGCCGGGCGTTATTCTCCCATGGAAGGATATGACGGTTTTGTTGATAAACTTCAGAAAATGCAGGATTATTATTCCCGGTTAAAAGAAGTGCTGAGAGGGGTGGACACTTATTGGTTAAGCGAACCGTTACGAACCGTCTTCAATCATTCTCATAACTTGTACATTGACGGAGGTGACCAAGCCATGCGTTACGGTTTGGGTATCAGCTACAATAACCGTGATGGTGTGATGAAAAAGTCCAACCGTGACGGTATGGGAGTGAACATTGACTTGATTTACCGTAAAAAAGGTTTACTCTTCTCGAACAAAGCGAGCATGGATCTCTCTAATTCTGACCGGGAGCCGGTGGCTTTCTCCGAATTTTCAAGAGCAAACCCGTATTACCGGAAAAGACAGGAAAACGGTACAATTCCCATGTATTTGGAGAGAAAGACAGGGTTGTACGGGGAGGATATGCTGAATCCCTTGTACGTGTGGAACATTGAAAACACGAATACAACCAAGGATCTCGCGTTGAGGGACAATTTCACGATGGAATGGACTACCTTCGATGCCCTGAGACTCCGGGCTCGGTTGGGTATATCCAAGAGCATCTCGAAAACAGAAGCATTCAAGTCCCCGAATCACACGGATTTTTTGGAGACGGAGAAATTGAAGAAGGGTTCTTTCTCGTCTAATCAGCATGAAAGCTTCTCGTACAATGGTGATTTGAACATTATTTTTGGTAAAATATTTAAGAATGTTCATCAAGTAAACTTTGTTGGAGGATGGTCTTTTAGTGAATCTCGCTCGGAAGCATCCGGTTACAGCGTGGTCGGGTTTAACGATGACTTCCACAAGAATCCTGCCTATTCCACGGGTTTCAGGGAAAATCAAAAGCCTACTTACTCGAAAGATCGTCGGCGTTCCACCAGTTTTTTCATGAACTTGAACTACTCGTATGACAATCGTTATCTGATGGACTTCAACCTGCGAGCTGACGGGACTTCCGTTTTCGGCAGCAACAAACTTTTCTCCACGACGTGGGCTGTCGGTTTGGCATGGAATGTTCATAACGAGGAATTTATAAAAAAATTGGGGTGGATCAACAATTTGAAAATCCGGGGATCAATCGGTAATCCGGGAAACGAAAACTTCGATGCCTACATATCACAAAAGACCTACGTGTATAATGTCGAGTTGCAAAATATGTTCGGGGCGAGTGCGTTGATTCAGAAGTACGGGAATAAAAACTTGGAATGGCAGCGAACCGTGGATAAAAACATCGGTGTCGATCTGTCTGTTTTGAACAACCGGATTCGTGTGACTTTTGACTATTATTTCAAAGATACGGACCCTTTGCTGGTTTCCATCGGGATGCCTCCTTCTGCCGCGGCGACGAGCTTGTACACGAACATGGGAAGGCAAATTTCCAGGGGATGGACGGGAACATTGAATTATGTTTTTCTGCGGAAAAAGGATTTGTCTTGCAGCGTAAACATGAACGCACGGGCGAACCATTCGGAATATCGTGACATCGGGGATAAATTGGATTACTTGAACAAAGTGGGGAGTTCTACTGCCTTAAATCGTTATTACGAGGGTGGTAGCCCGGACGATTTGTGGGCTGTTCCTTCTTTGGGAATCGATCCGGCTACCGGGCGTGAAGTCTTCTTGAAAAAGGATGGAACGCAAACTTTCTTGTATTCCGCGTCCGACGAGGTGATCGTGGGATCATCCGTTCCGGATGTAGAGGGAATTGTCGGAATGTCATTCTATTACAAGAAATTGTCTGCCTCTTTCAGTTTCCGTTATAGCTTGGGCAAAGAGACCATGGCCTCGGCATTGTATGATAAAGTGGAGAATATCACCCAAGACAATATCGGTAGGAATCAAGACAAACGAGCTTTGTACGACCGTTGGAAGAAACCGGGAGATAAGGCAAAATTCAAGGCGATAGATGATTATTCTTCCACGCCGATGTCTTCCCGTTTCGTGGTGACGGAGAACACTTTTTCCGGTGAATCCATTTCAATCGGTTACGATATGGACGCTGCATGGTTGCGGGTAGCGGGAATTCAGGGAATGAATTTCCGGGTTTACATGAATGATATTTTCCGGATCTCTTCTTTTAAAGAGGAGCGGGGTCTGGATTATCCTTTTGCCCGTTCGGTAAGTTTTTCCTTAGGTGTAAGATTTTAAAACAAGTGTGGATATGATACGAAAATTGAAATTATTAGTGTGCGTGGTGCTTGGCGCCCTCACGTTGTCTTGCTCCGATTGGTTGAAAGTCAGTTCGGAGGACCGGATCATGGAGAACGATCTTTTCCGTACTCCCCGGGGATTCATGACGGCGTTGAATGGTATTTATATAGACTTGTTGAATTCAAGTATGTACGGGAAGACTCTGACGTGGGGAATGACTGATATTTTGGCACAATACTATACCTGCCGGGAGAAGGATCATAGTTATAAATCTTTGGCAGATTTTGATAACGTGACCCGGAATAATGCCGTGAGTGGTTGTTGGAATCGGTCGTACGCCCTTTTGAATAACGTCAATACTATACTGGAGCATTGCGAATCCGACCGGAATGTGCTGGATGATACCTATTATCACATGATCAAGGGAGAGGCTCTGGCTCTACGTGCTTTGTTACATTTCGAACTGTTCCGTATATTCGGTCCCAGTTATAGCAAGGACAAGGAAAAAGAGTGTATCCCTTATGCTTTGACTTCCGAGACAAAGGTGAATCCTTTACTACCGGCAAAGGAAATCGCCCGGCTGATTATGGAAGATTTGAAAAATGCGGAGGAGTCGTTGACCGGGTATGACCCCGTGATTGAAACAGGGGCCGTGTGGGGTGATGATCCGGAAGGGGGCGTGAATGATATGCGTTATCGCTCCATGCGTCTGAATTACTATGCCGTCCAGGCTTTATTGGCCCGTGTGGCTCTCTACTGCGGGGAAAAGGAGGTCGCTTGGGAGTACGCGGAGAAAATGATTCGCGGGATACACGAGGAACATAAATGGTTCCCCTTCGTGACCCGGGAAGAAGTGGTGACGACAGATAAAGAAGATCGTATTTTCCAAAGTGAAATCTTGTTTGGCCTGTATAACCTGAAAAGAAAGGAAAGTGTTTATGAGGTCGGTTTCGGGGCTAACTTGAAACAAGGTAGCGTGTTACGTATTGATAAGGACATTATGCAGAATATATACGACGGAGATGACAATGATTTCCGGCTTGCATACTGGTTCGCGGAAATGGTTGATCCGGATAATAACTCGTATCTCCACGTGATCAAGTACAAGGATGTGGATGATATTGACACGAAAACGAAAATTAGCAAGGGCTATCGTTATATCATGCCTGTACTCCGGGTGTCCGAAGTGTATCTTATCGCGGCCGAGTGCTGTCCGGACCCGAAAGAGGGACGGAATTATCTGAATGCGGTGAGAACGGCACGTAATGTGAAAAACATTCAGGATGATGCCGATCTGACTGCGAGTATCGAGCAAGAGTACAAGCGGGAGTTTGTGGGTGAAGGACAGTTATTCTGGCTTTATAAACGCAAGGGGAAAACCGAGATTGCATCCGGCGAGAAACAGGGAAACGTTGTTTCGATGGAAGAACGCTTTTACTTGTTTGATCTGCCGCAGTCGGAACAAGATTATAGAAAAGAAAACGATCTTGGTAAATAATTAAAATGTCTTCGTATGAAAAAATATATATTTCTATTAGTTGTCGTTTTGTCATTTCTTGGGTGTGAGAAAGAAATGATGGATTACGAGGGGAAAGACGGGGTTTATTTTTCGGTACAGGAAGTACCACCCAGTTTATATGGTGATCCGGAAATTTGGTCTCATATGGACACTACATTGATCCCCTTTTCCTTGTTGTTGGAAAATGATAGTACGGTGCGATTGAAAGTCCGGGTGATGGGGGATGTCGTGAATTATGACCGCTATTTTACCGTATCGGTCGTCGATTCGTTGACTACCGCGTTAGTGAACGAGGATTACGCTCCCCTGGAGGAACGTTACGTGATTACCGCCGGGGAACGTGACGGATTCGTGGAATTCACGGGATTCCGTCAGGCGAAAATGTTGGATTCGACGTATTACGTGACCTTGCAGTTGATGGAAAATGAGTATTTCTCGTTACCGATGGATGTGTGGAGACCCTTGGAAAACAAGGATTACACGAAAGAGATACAGAATGTTGTTCGTCACGTGGTGGGTCTTTCAGACGAGGTTTTCATGCCGAAGGCGTGGACGGTGAATTATTTTGGTCCCTACTCTAAAAAGAAAGTCAAATTACTGTGCGAGATGTTCGGTTTGAAGATGGCTGATTTTGATAACGTGATCGAAATGGATATGGAAAGACAACGCACGTATGCCCAAGGGTTGGATAAATACTTGAAGGAGATGGAGGCAAAGGGGCAGACCGTTTACGAGGACGAGAAGGACAAGGATGGTAATCCGGTGAAAATGGCCGTGGGACCTTTAATTTAGTAATGTTGAATAATGAAAGTTATGAAAAAGAAACTAAGTTTACTCGTGCTATTCGCGATAGCTTTATGCATGGGATGTTATGATGATAAAGGGAATTACGATTACCATGAATTTAATGAAATCACTATCGGTGATCGTGGTTTTGACACGGCTTATATCCTCACGTCGTTCGTGGACACGCTCCGGATTTCACCCGAAATTGATTTCAAGTTGGCGGAAAACTCACATCTGAAATTCGAGTGGGTGGCCCGGTCTAATGGAGTCGATTTTACAGAATACCCTCTTGGGAATGAGCGTGATTTGGTCTTTCCCGTAAGTCTGCCAACGGAGACCTACACGTTGTATTTTAAGGTGACGGATACGCTGAATACAATGGAATATTGGAATGCGACAGCGATGCAGGTTCAAGATTTGCTTACCAGCGGTTGGATTATTCTCGGGGAGAACAGTAACGGGGAGGCCCAACTGGACATGATTACTTATTCCGTGGACACGATGGTGTTGAAAGATATGTTGCACGATAGCGGGCTGCCCGTGTTGAGAGGTCCGGTGAAAGTATGGGTGGTTGATAATTACAGGGATAACATGATTCACATTTCGACGGAAGACGGTACGTACCGTTTGGATCGGGATAATTTCAAGGGAGGTGACCACACGCATCTGAAGTATAATTTTTATGACCCGGAGGCATTGGATCATTTCGTTCTTCAGGAGGTTGCTCAACTTCGTAGCTATAACAGGGCAGCAATTATTGATAATAAGTTGTTTCATAACGGTTTCTTGATCTCCAGTTCCGTATTCCAGAATCCGGCGAATCATTATCAGGGAACTTACGATCTTTTCTCTATCGGGGACAAGATTGCTTATAATCCGAAGGCTATGGCGTATTATTATATGTTGTACAATAATGATGCGAAACGTTTTGTTTATACCGGGGGAAGATCTTACGGGTCACCTGTGGGATATTGTGACACGCTGAAAGATACACGGGATGACGTGGAAATTTTCTCTTGGAAAACGGGGCTGGATTACGTGACAAGTATAAGTAGTCGTTTGTTGGACGGGTATTCGTTTACCGTGTTGACTGATAGCAAGGGGAGTTACTACTTGTATTGCTATGCGTTGAAGTACCAGTGGGGCTGGGAAAGTATCGAGAAGAAGAAAAAATACTCTTTGGATAAAGTCACGGATATTGACAAGGCGAAATTCTTCGGGGTTAGTGCGCAAAGAACCTATTTGATTTACGCTACCGGTTCGAAACTGTACGCGTATGATTACGTGGCGGAAAAAGTGCAATTACTTAGGGATTTTGGTGGTCAGGAAATAACGTTGCTACACTACGACATTTTGATTGACGTGGGAGCCGGTGATGATTTCTTCTACGTGGGTACTTACGATCCCTCGTTACCAAAGGAGACGGGAGGAACGCTGACAATGTACAAGGTGATGAATGATCCGAATAATATTATCGTGGAGGAGGTTCCCGGCTTTAGCTGGTCCGGGTTGTGCAAGATCAAAAGTATTGATTTCAAAAGATACTAGTATAGCTGTTTGAATTTTGAGAAAGGCACCATTCTAACGTGGAATACACGGGAGAATGGTGCTTTTTATGTCCGAGATGATGCATGATTAGTGCTGACGTTAGTTCCGATTACATTTTTATTAGTTGATGAATACCGGATGATTACCGTCATGAACCTTATAGATACCTTATAGAAACCTTATATGAACCTTATTCTAAATAAGGTTCATAAAGTATATTAACAAGTTATTGAAAATATTGTGTTAGGTAGTGATCAGGTATTGATCATCTATCGTAAACAAATTCAGAATTGACGTTGGCATGAATAAGTACAAAAGGCAACATGAAGATTTGTATTGATGTTGATTTATTGGGATAAAATTACTTAATGGCACTGATTTTCAGTGTAAAAGCTCGCTAAATATCAGTTTCTTTTGTTATTTTTGTAACTCTTGATGGCATATAACTACGAGACATTTTAGAATGAGATGACCGAGATAAATATAAAATGCTTGCAGAAATATAGCGAATACTAGGTGTTAATAAAATTCTAAGTAACAGAGAATAAGGAAATGGATAATTGTAACATAGATAGAAAATTAGATGAAAGAGCAGAGGCTCTATTCGCTAGAATTTCTTTATTAATAGAGACTGCACGTAAAAATATTGCATCTACGGTAAATATCACAATGGTATATGCTAATTTTGAAACAGGTAAGTATATTGTTGAGGATGAACAACAGGGGGCGCATCGGGCTGAATATGGGAAATCTGTTCTGAAACAGTTATCTCAAAAACTAATAGAAAAATACGGAAGGGGATGGTCTGTTGAGAATTTGACACTCTATCGAAAATTTTATTTGGTTTATGCAGATTCGGTAAACATGATTGATCCGATTCAGAAAAAGTCACTTGGAAAGGATTTCGTAAACACTGTTTACGAAATTGGTAAGTTTGAAGCGTTCTCGCAAATTTCTCAAAAGAGTTTTACGCTAAGTTGGTCACACTATCTGATATTGATGCGTATAGAAAATCCTTCTGAACGTAGTTTTTATGAGATAGAATGTGCACAGCAACAATGGAGTGTCCGGCAGTTACAGCGTCAAGTGAATTCCAGTCTGTATGAACGTTTGGCATTAAGTCGCAACAAACATGAGGTCGTTCGTTTGTCAAAGGAGGGCCAAACAGTAGAAAAATCATTGGATCTTATAAAGAACCCCTTGACGTTAGAATTTTTAGGATTGAAGTCAGAGACGACATATTCAGAAAGTAAATTGGAAACAGCAATCATAGATAAGCTACAAGATTTTTTACTTGAATTGGGCAAGGGTTTCCTATTTGAAGCAAGACAAAAGCGTTTCACGTTTAATGAAGAACATTTTTTTGTTGATTTAGTATTTTACAATCGCTTGTTACAGTGTTATTGTTTGATTGACTTGAAGATAGATAAACTGACACATCAAGACTTGGGGCAGATGCAAATGTATGTCAATTATTATGACAGATATGTGAAGCAGTCTTTCGAGAAACCTACTATTGGCATCTTACTTTGTAAAGAACAAAATGAGGCTTTGGTGAAACTGACATTACCGGACGATGCTAATATTTACGCTACGCAATATGCACTCTATCTGCCTAATAAACAATTATTGCAAGCAAAATTGAACCAGTGGGCAGAAGAGTTTAAAGCGAACCATGATGAACTTGAGCATCCCTAGGTGTGGAGGGAATTGATTCGTTTATAAATCGGTTAAAAGCAACGTATTTACAGATATTTGTGATAAATTTGTAGGATACCAAAACAATTTATGGAAATGAAATCAATGATGATCTGTTTTTGCTTTTGTTGTCTGGGCTTTTGGGGGCATACGCTTTCTGCCCAAGAACAAGTTCGGGCGCTGCGGCCGTTGGAACAATGTACTTTGGTTACCGATCTGGCGGACCGGATTGAGGAAATACAAGTGATCCCGATTAAACAGCGTTTTGATGCCGAGTCATTGGAATGGATGAGGAAAAAATTGCTGATCGGACCTAATGGGGATTTGTTTCTCGTGTACGGGCGGGAGGTGATGTGTTTTGATGCTGCCGGGAAATATCAATTTTCAATGAAATATAATCAAGGGAAAGAATGTCCTTATCATCAGGATGCCTGTATCAGTGTGGATCAGAAAAAATTGTTGTTTGCGCATGGAGATAGTGAAGTCGTGTTTTTTGATTTGAATGATGGGCGTGAAATTGAGCGTCTCCCGATGAACAAGCCTCTACAATTGTTTGAAGAGATTGCTCCGGCTCCGGATGGAGGGTTTTATTATTATTCGATCTCGGCTCCTTGTACCAATAATTTTGAACGGGGACACCTCTTAGTGACCCGGTTTGACAAAAACGGGAAAAAGTTGGAGAGTTCTATTCCGCAGGTCGGGTTCACGGTGAATATTTTCCTCGTATCGCAGGCCGTAGGTAATACTTATCTGATTCGCACGCAAGGAGGTGATAACGCGTGTTACCGGGTGAATACGAAAGGAGAGTTGGAGAAGGCCTACACCTTTGATTTTGGCAAACGGGGGATACCGGATACTTACGGGATGTTAAAAGGTGATTTGATGTTACAGGATTACATGAGGGCAGATTATTACAAGATGCCGATCTATTTGTGTGAGGGTGGAAAATTCTTTTATTTCACCAGTTGCGGACCTCAGGCAGAGGCGTATAATTTCCTTTATGCCCGGGGTAAGGATTCGGGGATTTATTGGAAAGCGGATCCCGATTTGGAAATTCATTTTCTCTCAGCAGATGAGGACTATTTTTATGCGCTTTTAGAACCCGTTCCGGAAGAGATGATCCGGGAGACGCAAGACCCGTTATTACGGCAGATATTTAAACAGTTTGCCCTTTCGTTGGGAGAAAAGACGTTTACCCGATTGGTGAAGGTCAAGTTTAAATGAAGTCAGACTGGAAGTTAAGAGACTTGTGTGTTGTTGGTTTTATGTGAATTGTTAATTTGTTGTTTTTCTATTGTAATATTAAATATTATTCTGATCTTTGTATTAGCTCATTAAC
The window above is part of the Butyricimonas paravirosa genome. Proteins encoded here:
- a CDS encoding PKD-like family lipoprotein encodes the protein MKKKLSLLVLFAIALCMGCYDDKGNYDYHEFNEITIGDRGFDTAYILTSFVDTLRISPEIDFKLAENSHLKFEWVARSNGVDFTEYPLGNERDLVFPVSLPTETYTLYFKVTDTLNTMEYWNATAMQVQDLLTSGWIILGENSNGEAQLDMITYSVDTMVLKDMLHDSGLPVLRGPVKVWVVDNYRDNMIHISTEDGTYRLDRDNFKGGDHTHLKYNFYDPEALDHFVLQEVAQLRSYNRAAIIDNKLFHNGFLISSSVFQNPANHYQGTYDLFSIGDKIAYNPKAMAYYYMLYNNDAKRFVYTGGRSYGSPVGYCDTLKDTRDDVEIFSWKTGLDYVTSISSRLLDGYSFTVLTDSKGSYYLYCYALKYQWGWESIEKKKKYSLDKVTDIDKAKFFGVSAQRTYLIYATGSKLYAYDYVAEKVQLLRDFGGQEITLLHYDILIDVGAGDDFFYVGTYDPSLPKETGGTLTMYKVMNDPNNIIVEEVPGFSWSGLCKIKSIDFKRY
- a CDS encoding DUF4843 domain-containing protein, whose protein sequence is MKKYIFLLVVVLSFLGCEKEMMDYEGKDGVYFSVQEVPPSLYGDPEIWSHMDTTLIPFSLLLENDSTVRLKVRVMGDVVNYDRYFTVSVVDSLTTALVNEDYAPLEERYVITAGERDGFVEFTGFRQAKMLDSTYYVTLQLMENEYFSLPMDVWRPLENKDYTKEIQNVVRHVVGLSDEVFMPKAWTVNYFGPYSKKKVKLLCEMFGLKMADFDNVIEMDMERQRTYAQGLDKYLKEMEAKGQTVYEDEKDKDGNPVKMAVGPLI
- a CDS encoding DUF4906 domain-containing protein encodes the protein MKRDLIYSLLCMLFICFTACEDEPLGEGDDFTPGAKSTVTAIVEFKPLVPALNGASRTAGDAIKVINDLWVLLYSEDGNLVEMKKIEGLQPIPVNREDLKPGEPYAESETSRVSFRLVVPQGRYYVYAVANLDLDHPKYEASIQTREGLKGISFDWDTKEIANNSQMFGHFSVDEKVLAKEESVLINKNTAKLHAWVRRAASKVTVAYDASGLNEGVFVYLKSVQIRDIPKTCFLGNTNKIEEQGDLFEGEIIRYYEGEKPTFNENYRARLSSGKFTYGEHGETSDALFFFENMQGGGDDMPDKRQDADGKEGLDYPGLPGAPTYRPKDGVPCGTYIEVDAYYVSINSEKVGSGPIKYRFMLGKNVTTDYNAERNYHYKLTLVLKNFANDVDWHIEYEEEVPGIEVPQPYYISYLYNRTMDFPLKINTAGAELISLNARIIFNNWAPEGASTLDYAHDYDYAVKPTAENNAPWNGFLSLRKTTAKVLTVDEKQASEAAGVEYVGTTEKDLGNKLYYENEERGIRSYSVTKGQIDYIDDKDGNYSIKPTEGNKTVNVMVPMYTRAKQMIATTAYTGNNPYVAYQRRAEVEFTAEIKFDDERGVQTLRDTAKIFQVRRVVNPKGIYRSADNSESFHVKLMRLPKEEAEEFEVFPSEGPWRAYIPQEVDGLPFKGDDFITFNGGQKEVTGKTGSPIEFKVNFPKRPNEGEGYHTVIRVDYHNYTCQHLIFVTRGDAPVQLVDNGAKWHISNLVSETQEAANPLDEGSLFRFNNLEQPIASSNQENSRSPWTNVKKEDFKNAKDKLFTIVGSEKTLRWEEINAGTSNTSPTWKVKLGDGVRIAKYEDYKALFDDKNIQQGYGVLYGDEANATCTKIQDVYEYRVGADGKRVSGYGMRGCFVYNKSNGKHVFFPVGASGYGHRRNYDYEPWGGTPFNANTNARGVLRYASGRIDYYPSPKSNPLFYDLFRRPGAIYWLNNKVNPGSIIAWDINYFTFDFNSLDHANVFPKNGGGDGKSDACFIRCVED
- a CDS encoding SusC/RagA family TonB-linked outer membrane protein, translated to MKKTYDRKFFRQKLLSEKKTVTAISRLLIILLLGFPLLTRAGTSGSSRGEIDPLSGTSTRQDSVVAAGKPGNQKLGFYEGEVMDTEGNPLPGVTVLLKGTQTGTSTDTHGAFRFPATKAGKTMLVFSFIGMKPVEKDVTPGKKVIVTMEEEVEGLEEVIITGIYSRDKNSYTGSASTYSAKELKMVGAQNIIQSLKTLDPAMMVLENKQWGSDPNRMPKIEIRGKTSVVGLQTEFENDPNQPLFILDGVETTLETIINLNMDRVASVTILKDAASTAIYGSKAANGVIVVETKSPESGQLRLSYSGNYGISFADLSDYNLMNASEKLEYELLAGRYSPMEGYDGFVDKLQKMQDYYSRLKEVLRGVDTYWLSEPLRTVFNHSHNLYIDGGDQAMRYGLGISYNNRDGVMKKSNRDGMGVNIDLIYRKKGLLFSNKASMDLSNSDREPVAFSEFSRANPYYRKRQENGTIPMYLERKTGLYGEDMLNPLYVWNIENTNTTKDLALRDNFTMEWTTFDALRLRARLGISKSISKTEAFKSPNHTDFLETEKLKKGSFSSNQHESFSYNGDLNIIFGKIFKNVHQVNFVGGWSFSESRSEASGYSVVGFNDDFHKNPAYSTGFRENQKPTYSKDRRRSTSFFMNLNYSYDNRYLMDFNLRADGTSVFGSNKLFSTTWAVGLAWNVHNEEFIKKLGWINNLKIRGSIGNPGNENFDAYISQKTYVYNVELQNMFGASALIQKYGNKNLEWQRTVDKNIGVDLSVLNNRIRVTFDYYFKDTDPLLVSIGMPPSAAATSLYTNMGRQISRGWTGTLNYVFLRKKDLSCSVNMNARANHSEYRDIGDKLDYLNKVGSSTALNRYYEGGSPDDLWAVPSLGIDPATGREVFLKKDGTQTFLYSASDEVIVGSSVPDVEGIVGMSFYYKKLSASFSFRYSLGKETMASALYDKVENITQDNIGRNQDKRALYDRWKKPGDKAKFKAIDDYSSTPMSSRFVVTENTFSGESISIGYDMDAAWLRVAGIQGMNFRVYMNDIFRISSFKEERGLDYPFARSVSFSLGVRF
- a CDS encoding RagB/SusD family nutrient uptake outer membrane protein, with product MIRKLKLLVCVVLGALTLSCSDWLKVSSEDRIMENDLFRTPRGFMTALNGIYIDLLNSSMYGKTLTWGMTDILAQYYTCREKDHSYKSLADFDNVTRNNAVSGCWNRSYALLNNVNTILEHCESDRNVLDDTYYHMIKGEALALRALLHFELFRIFGPSYSKDKEKECIPYALTSETKVNPLLPAKEIARLIMEDLKNAEESLTGYDPVIETGAVWGDDPEGGVNDMRYRSMRLNYYAVQALLARVALYCGEKEVAWEYAEKMIRGIHEEHKWFPFVTREEVVTTDKEDRIFQSEILFGLYNLKRKESVYEVGFGANLKQGSVLRIDKDIMQNIYDGDDNDFRLAYWFAEMVDPDNNSYLHVIKYKDVDDIDTKTKISKGYRYIMPVLRVSEVYLIAAECCPDPKEGRNYLNAVRTARNVKNIQDDADLTASIEQEYKREFVGEGQLFWLYKRKGKTEIASGEKQGNVVSMEERFYLFDLPQSEQDYRKENDLGK